A section of the Kribbella voronezhensis genome encodes:
- a CDS encoding class I SAM-dependent methyltransferase, whose translation MTDEQTPDPDLASRRLAAESLAENDPTGWFEKLYAAAGEGRAVVPWDRGGAHAMLTEWAETADPQGEGKRALVVGAGTGWDAELIADLGFDTIAFDISPSAVEAAREAHPATKVDYVVADLLNPPAEWQGAFDLVVEIYTVQALPIDLQPAATKQVTAQVRVGGTLVVIAAARDELDGKEIPDDQVEGPPWPLTRAAIDAFATGDVRLIDLDKQPSPTAPTNLRWRAEYLRD comes from the coding sequence ATGACTGACGAGCAGACGCCGGATCCTGATCTCGCCTCGCGGCGACTGGCTGCGGAATCGCTGGCCGAGAACGATCCGACCGGATGGTTCGAGAAGCTGTACGCCGCGGCCGGCGAAGGCCGGGCTGTTGTGCCGTGGGACCGCGGGGGTGCGCACGCGATGCTCACCGAGTGGGCCGAGACGGCGGATCCGCAGGGGGAAGGCAAGCGGGCACTGGTCGTCGGTGCGGGGACCGGCTGGGATGCCGAACTCATTGCCGATCTCGGCTTCGACACGATCGCCTTCGACATCTCCCCGTCCGCCGTCGAAGCCGCGCGAGAAGCGCACCCGGCGACCAAGGTCGACTACGTGGTCGCTGATCTCCTCAATCCGCCGGCTGAATGGCAAGGTGCTTTCGACCTCGTCGTCGAGATCTACACCGTGCAGGCGCTGCCCATCGATTTGCAGCCCGCCGCGACCAAGCAGGTGACCGCCCAGGTCCGCGTCGGCGGCACCCTCGTCGTCATCGCCGCCGCCCGCGACGAGCTCGACGGCAAGGAGATCCCGGACGACCAGGTCGAGGGCCCACCCTGGCCCCTCACCCGAGCCGCCATCGACGCCTTCGCCACCGGCGACGTCCGCCTGATCGACCTCGACAAACAACCCAGCCCCACCGCCCCCACCAACCTCCGCTGGCGAGCCGAATACCTCCGCGACTGA
- a CDS encoding DUF929 family protein has translation MSKRVEQKARTRERVAAELAAQQRSERRRRLLLAVGALVVVVAVIGGLVAIRLAGGEKKTATGPSGAADSQLMTALTSIPADTFNAVGTGSAQGGPSEITAPALTDGGKPKVLYIGAEFCPYCAAERWPVTVALARFGTFSNLGTTHSAGDDVSPNTPTLSFHGATYTSQYLAFTGVETTTNEKVNGQYAPLDTPTAADQKTFDTYNKPPYVQSAGSIPFIDLGGKFVSAGATYSPDLLAGKTQTEIANALKDSSSPIAKAIDGSANLYTAALCKLTNNQPSAVCTSEAVTAAAGKLGKS, from the coding sequence GTGAGCAAGCGTGTCGAACAGAAGGCCCGGACGCGGGAACGGGTCGCGGCGGAGCTGGCTGCGCAGCAGCGGAGCGAACGCCGCAGGCGACTGCTGCTGGCCGTCGGAGCCCTCGTTGTCGTGGTCGCCGTCATCGGCGGTCTGGTCGCCATTCGGCTGGCCGGCGGTGAGAAGAAGACCGCGACCGGACCGTCCGGCGCGGCCGACAGCCAGCTCATGACCGCGCTCACCTCCATCCCCGCCGACACGTTCAACGCAGTCGGCACCGGCTCGGCCCAGGGCGGCCCGTCGGAGATCACCGCGCCGGCGTTGACCGACGGCGGTAAGCCGAAGGTGCTCTACATCGGTGCCGAGTTCTGCCCGTACTGCGCGGCAGAGCGCTGGCCGGTCACGGTCGCGCTCGCCCGGTTCGGGACCTTCAGCAATCTCGGCACTACGCACTCCGCAGGCGACGACGTGAGCCCGAACACGCCCACGCTGTCCTTCCACGGCGCGACCTACACCAGCCAGTACCTGGCGTTCACCGGTGTCGAGACGACCACGAACGAGAAGGTGAACGGTCAGTACGCCCCGCTGGACACACCGACCGCGGCCGACCAGAAGACGTTCGACACCTACAACAAGCCGCCGTACGTGCAGAGCGCGGGCTCGATCCCGTTCATCGACCTCGGTGGGAAGTTCGTCTCCGCCGGCGCGACGTACAGTCCGGACCTGCTGGCCGGCAAGACCCAGACCGAGATCGCGAACGCGTTGAAGGACTCGTCGAGCCCGATCGCCAAAGCCATCGACGGCTCTGCCAACCTCTACACGGCCGCGCTCTGCAAGCTGACCAACAACCAGCCCAGCGCGGTCTGCACGAGCGAGGCCGTTACTGCGGCGGCCGGCAAGCTCGGGAAGAGCTGA
- a CDS encoding TetR/AcrR family transcriptional regulator: MARWEPGARERLVVAAVELFTEQGYDATTVAQIAERAGVTRSTFFRYFPDKRELLVAGQDTLSRLLTEGIADAPVGASPLEAVAAGLERASSAMGAMNRELGPRLKAAVAASAELQERDALKSVGLAAAMTTALVARGVPDPTAQLAGELGVLAFKRGYAQWSESDADEALAPYAVAALNELRKATAALG; encoded by the coding sequence ATGGCACGCTGGGAACCAGGAGCGCGTGAGCGGCTCGTCGTCGCGGCGGTCGAACTCTTTACCGAGCAGGGGTACGACGCCACGACGGTCGCGCAGATCGCGGAGCGGGCCGGAGTCACCCGAAGCACCTTCTTCCGGTACTTCCCCGACAAGCGCGAGCTCCTGGTCGCCGGGCAGGACACCCTCAGCCGGCTGTTGACCGAGGGCATCGCCGATGCACCCGTTGGCGCCAGCCCGCTCGAGGCGGTCGCCGCCGGACTCGAACGCGCGTCGAGCGCGATGGGCGCGATGAACCGCGAACTCGGGCCACGCCTGAAGGCGGCTGTCGCGGCCAGCGCCGAACTCCAGGAACGGGACGCTCTGAAGAGCGTCGGTCTCGCGGCCGCGATGACCACGGCGCTCGTGGCCCGCGGCGTGCCCGACCCGACCGCCCAGTTGGCCGGCGAACTGGGCGTCCTCGCCTTCAAGCGAGGCTATGCCCAGTGGTCCGAGTCCGACGCCGACGAAGCCCTCGCGCCGTACGCCGTGGCGGCCCTCAACGAGCTCCGCAAGGCCACCGCGGCCCTGGGCTGA
- a CDS encoding endonuclease/exonuclease/phosphatase family protein produces MSSIETLRIATLNMFGLRENWAARRKLIAEGFAEFSPDLVALQETATNGSVDQAREVLGDGYQFVHHTEREADGQGISVASRWPVTAVHEVELPSGPRPAGFVCSALVTEIEAPDPVGRLLFVNHLPDWQLTHEAERERQTVAVARAIEDLVGTARRHVIVAGDLDATPDAASIRFWTGKQSLEGFSVCYRDAWAATHANEPGHTFTPENTLTTTAEVGDWELELGRRIDYIFIRCSEYGPTLDVARCRRLFDQPRGGTWPSDHFGVGAELAAVTPSGRPVP; encoded by the coding sequence ATGAGCAGCATCGAGACCTTGAGGATCGCCACGCTCAACATGTTCGGCCTACGGGAGAACTGGGCTGCCCGGCGGAAGCTGATCGCCGAGGGATTCGCAGAGTTCAGCCCGGATCTGGTGGCGTTGCAAGAGACCGCGACCAACGGCTCGGTGGATCAGGCGCGCGAGGTTCTCGGCGACGGTTACCAGTTCGTGCACCACACTGAACGCGAAGCTGACGGGCAGGGCATCTCCGTGGCGTCCCGCTGGCCTGTCACGGCTGTTCACGAAGTCGAGCTCCCGTCCGGGCCCCGACCTGCCGGCTTCGTCTGCTCAGCGCTGGTGACCGAGATCGAGGCGCCTGATCCGGTCGGCCGGTTGCTCTTCGTCAACCACCTGCCCGACTGGCAGCTCACCCACGAGGCCGAGAGAGAACGGCAGACCGTGGCCGTGGCCCGCGCGATCGAAGACCTCGTAGGCACTGCGCGCAGACATGTGATCGTCGCCGGTGACCTCGACGCGACACCGGATGCCGCCAGCATCCGCTTCTGGACCGGGAAGCAATCTCTGGAGGGCTTCAGTGTCTGCTACCGAGATGCGTGGGCGGCGACCCATGCGAACGAACCCGGCCACACCTTCACCCCGGAGAACACGCTCACCACCACGGCCGAGGTCGGTGACTGGGAACTCGAACTCGGACGGCGAATCGACTACATCTTCATCCGCTGCTCGGAGTACGGGCCCACGCTCGATGTCGCCCGTTGCCGAAGACTGTTCGACCAGCCGCGAGGCGGGACGTGGCCGAGTGACCATTTCGGTGTCGGAGCGGAGCTGGCGGCGGTGACGCCCAGCGGGAGGCCTGTCCCATGA
- a CDS encoding endonuclease/exonuclease/phosphatase family protein: protein MSTLSLATLNVWGTRGDWSGRRDVLTREFAELAPDLITLQETIVTADYDQTGEFLDPAYHVVHQAARESDGQGITTASRWPIGWIEEIDLHLTTRATDFACTALITEVLAPEPIGRIWLANHFPDWQLDHEQERRLQAAATAHILEDLATKEPGHVLVAGDFDAEADADSMRFWTGKHVVNDFSVCYRDAWASAHPTEPGHTFVPGNPHSNDWDWPYRRIDYILIRCAPHGGPTLAVTACHRILDHPHNTVSDHYGLLAELALPPTPTR from the coding sequence ATGAGCACCCTCAGCCTTGCCACGCTCAATGTCTGGGGGACCCGCGGTGACTGGTCCGGTCGGCGCGACGTCCTCACTCGGGAGTTCGCGGAGCTTGCTCCCGACCTGATCACGTTGCAGGAGACCATCGTCACGGCCGACTACGACCAAACGGGGGAGTTCCTCGATCCGGCGTACCACGTGGTCCATCAAGCCGCGCGAGAATCCGACGGTCAGGGCATCACCACAGCGAGTCGCTGGCCGATCGGCTGGATCGAAGAGATCGACCTCCACCTCACCACCCGCGCCACCGACTTCGCCTGCACCGCGCTGATCACCGAAGTTCTCGCGCCGGAACCGATCGGCCGGATCTGGCTGGCGAACCACTTCCCCGACTGGCAACTCGACCACGAACAAGAACGACGCCTGCAAGCCGCTGCCACCGCGCACATCCTCGAGGACCTGGCCACCAAGGAACCGGGACATGTGCTGGTTGCGGGTGACTTCGACGCGGAGGCAGATGCCGACAGCATGCGGTTCTGGACCGGCAAGCACGTCGTCAACGACTTCAGCGTCTGCTACCGCGACGCGTGGGCCAGCGCCCATCCCACCGAACCGGGCCACACCTTCGTCCCCGGCAACCCGCACAGCAACGACTGGGACTGGCCGTACCGCCGCATCGACTACATCCTGATCCGCTGCGCTCCCCACGGCGGCCCCACCCTGGCAGTCACGGCCTGCCACCGCATCCTCGACCATCCCCACAACACCGTCAGCGACCACTACGGCCTCTTGGCCGAACTCGCCCTCCCACCAACTCCCACCCGATAA
- a CDS encoding MOSC domain-containing protein, whose translation MGKGDQGRLYAVNVVHEIRPGAGRQTAIDKRPATGRIEVGTLGLSGDTQCDRRYHGGPDKALYAYATEDAAWWAKRLDRDIPPGLFGENLTTEGIDCTHALLGERWRLGADVVVEVRMPRSPCDNLSLRMGIPAFHKEFSASRRVGAYLAVLTTGSVAAGDLVTIEHRPTHEVTVANWVGRRNPEHARRLLDSGEDLAPDVRRTALRLVRKRS comes from the coding sequence ATGGGGAAAGGTGACCAGGGACGGCTGTACGCCGTGAACGTCGTTCATGAGATTCGTCCGGGCGCCGGCCGGCAGACCGCTATCGACAAGCGGCCGGCGACCGGACGGATCGAGGTGGGAACGCTCGGCCTCTCCGGCGACACGCAGTGCGACCGTCGCTACCACGGAGGGCCGGACAAGGCCCTCTACGCCTACGCGACGGAAGACGCTGCCTGGTGGGCGAAGAGACTGGACAGGGACATCCCTCCTGGCTTGTTCGGTGAGAACCTGACCACCGAGGGCATCGATTGCACGCATGCGTTGCTGGGGGAGCGATGGCGGCTCGGTGCGGACGTCGTCGTCGAGGTACGGATGCCGCGGTCACCGTGTGACAACCTGTCGCTGCGGATGGGGATACCCGCGTTCCACAAAGAGTTCTCCGCGAGCCGGCGGGTCGGCGCCTACCTGGCTGTCCTGACCACCGGAAGCGTGGCTGCCGGAGACCTCGTGACCATCGAACACCGCCCCACCCACGAAGTCACAGTCGCGAACTGGGTGGGACGACGGAACCCGGAGCACGCGCGAAGGCTCCTCGACTCAGGCGAAGACCTGGCGCCCGACGTACGCCGTACTGCGCTGCGCCTCGTGCGGAAGAGGTCCTGA
- a CDS encoding helix-turn-helix domain-containing protein — protein sequence MAGRSEAGPTALRIMLGAQLRRLREQAGVTRSDAGWAIRASESKISRMELGRVGFKERDVADLLGLYQVADPAEREKLLQLARDANNRGWWHRYGDVTPDWFDAYLGLEAAAELIRTYEIQFVPGLLQTPAYTRAVARLTPAGERSEEEVDRIVALRRSRQAVLDRDPPLRLWAVIEESMLWRPIGGVEVLREQLTSLLQAIRRPNVTLQIIPTATTGHSATGGAFSVLRFPQADLPDVVYLEHVTSALYLDKRDDVDAYTHILDTLAVAGPRPQEAERQLTTILDELT from the coding sequence ATGGCGGGGCGTAGTGAGGCGGGGCCGACGGCGTTGCGGATCATGTTGGGTGCGCAGCTCAGGCGGTTGCGCGAGCAGGCAGGGGTGACGCGATCCGATGCCGGGTGGGCGATCCGGGCGTCGGAGTCGAAGATCAGCCGGATGGAGCTTGGCCGGGTCGGGTTCAAGGAGCGCGACGTCGCCGATCTGCTCGGTTTGTACCAGGTTGCCGACCCAGCCGAGCGGGAGAAGCTGCTGCAGTTGGCCCGCGATGCGAACAATCGCGGCTGGTGGCATCGCTACGGGGACGTCACACCTGATTGGTTCGATGCGTACCTCGGACTCGAAGCGGCCGCCGAGTTGATCCGGACGTACGAGATCCAGTTCGTTCCCGGGTTGCTGCAGACCCCGGCGTACACCAGAGCCGTTGCCCGGCTGACGCCCGCGGGTGAGCGGTCCGAGGAAGAGGTCGACCGGATCGTCGCACTGCGGCGGTCCCGGCAGGCGGTGCTCGACCGGGACCCACCGCTGCGGCTGTGGGCGGTGATCGAGGAATCCATGCTGTGGCGGCCAATCGGCGGTGTCGAAGTACTCCGGGAGCAGCTCACCTCATTGCTCCAGGCGATCCGCCGGCCGAATGTCACCTTGCAGATCATCCCGACCGCCACGACCGGACACTCGGCCACCGGTGGCGCGTTCAGCGTGCTGCGATTCCCGCAGGCCGATCTGCCCGACGTGGTCTATCTGGAGCACGTCACCAGCGCCCTGTACCTCGACAAGCGCGACGACGTCGACGCCTACACCCACATCCTGGACACCCTCGCGGTCGCCGGCCCCCGCCCCCAGGAGGCGGAGCGCCAGCTGACCACGATCCTCGACGAACTCACATAG
- the snpA gene encoding snapalysin, giving the protein MSSRRMLSIAVFAAVAVAVPVAAAAPSTAAPAPAHSVSGYVGSPQEAANNKAFYDAVMKSAQAKRAKLGNKTAAVTVVYSTSRAPSFRTQIARSAQIWNNATNNVTLAEGSNYDFYYREGNDSRGSFASTDGHGSGYIFLDYRQNQQYNSTRVTAHETGHVLGLPDHYSGPCSELMSGGGPGTSCTNPYPNSTEASRVDQLWVNGLN; this is encoded by the coding sequence ATGTCTTCACGCAGAATGCTGTCCATCGCCGTGTTCGCCGCGGTCGCCGTGGCCGTACCGGTCGCCGCCGCCGCGCCGAGCACCGCCGCCCCGGCTCCCGCGCATTCCGTCTCCGGGTACGTCGGCAGCCCGCAGGAAGCGGCCAACAACAAGGCGTTCTACGACGCGGTGATGAAGTCGGCCCAGGCCAAGCGGGCCAAGCTCGGCAACAAGACCGCCGCGGTCACCGTCGTCTACAGCACCAGCCGCGCACCCAGCTTCCGCACCCAGATCGCCCGGTCCGCGCAGATCTGGAACAACGCCACCAACAACGTGACCCTGGCCGAAGGCAGCAACTACGACTTCTACTACCGGGAAGGAAACGACTCGCGCGGCTCCTTCGCCAGCACCGACGGCCATGGCAGCGGCTACATCTTCCTGGACTACCGCCAGAACCAGCAGTACAACTCCACTCGCGTGACCGCACACGAGACCGGCCACGTGCTCGGCCTGCCGGATCACTACTCCGGCCCCTGCAGCGAACTGATGTCGGGCGGCGGACCTGGTACGTCGTGCACCAACCCCTACCCCAACAGCACCGAGGCCTCCCGCGTCGACCAACTGTGGGTCAACGGCCTCAACTGA
- a CDS encoding SDR family oxidoreductase gives MRVFVTGGTGLIGSAVVAELLANGHTVLTLARSEASALAAEKAGAEVLRGSLGDLDTLRAGAAQADGVIHLAFGHDFSSAESVARSVAEESAALAALGDELVGTDRPFVTVSGTPWVPGRASTEADPVPTDGPVGGRGRAVTGVLELAARGVRSTAVRLPRTVHNEGKGGFAGLLTDIARRTGVSGYPGDGTQRWPAVHALDAAVLFRLALESAPAGSAWHAVADEGDAVRDIAAVIGRRLGLPVSAVPQETYGPLGVIFAADQPSSSTRTQEALGWKPVHPSLLEDLQNIQP, from the coding sequence ATGCGCGTCTTTGTCACCGGCGGCACCGGACTGATCGGCTCCGCCGTCGTCGCCGAACTGCTCGCCAACGGCCATACCGTGCTGACGCTTGCTCGCTCCGAGGCATCCGCACTCGCTGCCGAAAAGGCCGGCGCCGAGGTGCTGCGAGGCAGTCTCGGCGACCTAGACACCCTCCGCGCCGGCGCGGCCCAGGCAGACGGGGTGATCCACTTGGCCTTCGGTCACGACTTCAGTAGCGCTGAGAGCGTCGCGCGGTCCGTCGCCGAGGAGAGTGCCGCCCTCGCGGCCTTGGGCGACGAACTCGTCGGCACCGACCGGCCGTTCGTCACCGTTTCCGGTACGCCGTGGGTGCCGGGCCGCGCCTCCACTGAGGCGGACCCAGTGCCGACCGACGGGCCGGTCGGCGGACGTGGTCGCGCGGTCACGGGTGTTCTGGAGTTGGCGGCCCGCGGCGTCCGCAGTACTGCGGTGCGTCTGCCACGCACGGTCCACAACGAAGGGAAGGGCGGATTCGCCGGTCTGCTGACGGATATCGCGCGCCGAACCGGTGTCTCCGGCTATCCAGGTGACGGGACCCAGCGTTGGCCGGCCGTCCATGCCCTCGACGCGGCTGTGCTCTTCCGGTTGGCGCTGGAGTCTGCGCCGGCCGGGTCTGCCTGGCATGCCGTTGCCGACGAGGGCGATGCCGTGCGTGACATCGCCGCGGTGATCGGCCGGCGGCTAGGGCTTCCGGTCTCGGCAGTGCCCCAGGAGACGTACGGGCCTCTCGGGGTGATCTTCGCGGCGGACCAGCCGTCGTCCAGCACCCGTACCCAGGAAGCACTCGGCTGGAAGCCCGTCCACCCCAGCCTCCTGGAGGATCTGCAGAACATCCAGCCCTGA
- the ctaD gene encoding aa3-type cytochrome oxidase subunit I: MAITTRPRTAEEVPQSLLPRRQRRRKGELVVKWLTTTDHKLIGHLYLVTSFAFFLIGGVMALLIRAELAKPGLQIVNEEVYNQLFTMHGTIMLLLFATPLFVGFANVIMPVQIGAPDVAFPRLNMFSYWLFLFGGLITLSGFFTPGGAADFGWTAYAPLSGGDRSPNIGGDLWTMGLWMAGLGTILGGVNFVTTIITMRAPGMTMFRLPIFCWNILVTSILVLIAFPILAGALLMLEADRRLGAHVFDAANGGALLWQHLFWFFGHPEVYIIALPFFGIITEILPVFSRKPIFGYVGLIAATLGIGALSIAVWAHHMFVTGAVNLPFFSFMTFLIAVPTGVKFFNWIGTMWGGRVSFDTPMLWSIGFLVTFLFGGLTGVILASPALDYQVSDTYFVVAHFHYVVFGTVVFAMFAGFYFWWPKMTGRMLDEKLGKLHFWLLFIGFHTTFLVQHWLGVEGMPRRIATYGAHDGFTTLNDVSSVGAFILGLSTLPFLYNVYKSRKTPLVGVDDPWGWGRSLEWATSSPPPRHNFLQLPRIRSESPAFDLHHPDIAKMEYADSGAPRDNLLDAGEDQGRADLLEENDQGS, from the coding sequence ATGGCGATCACCACCCGCCCGCGAACAGCGGAAGAGGTCCCGCAATCTCTGCTGCCGAGGCGACAGCGGCGCCGCAAGGGCGAGCTCGTGGTCAAGTGGCTGACCACCACCGACCACAAGCTGATCGGCCACCTGTACCTGGTCACCTCGTTCGCCTTCTTCCTGATCGGCGGCGTGATGGCGCTGCTGATCCGCGCCGAGCTGGCCAAGCCGGGGCTGCAGATCGTGAACGAAGAGGTCTACAACCAGCTCTTCACCATGCACGGCACGATCATGCTGCTGCTGTTCGCGACGCCGCTGTTCGTCGGCTTCGCGAACGTGATCATGCCGGTCCAGATCGGCGCGCCCGACGTCGCCTTCCCGCGGCTCAACATGTTCAGCTACTGGTTGTTCCTGTTCGGCGGTCTGATCACGCTGTCCGGGTTCTTCACCCCGGGTGGCGCGGCCGACTTCGGCTGGACGGCGTACGCGCCGCTGTCGGGTGGGGATCGTTCGCCGAACATCGGCGGCGATCTGTGGACGATGGGGCTGTGGATGGCCGGCCTGGGCACGATCCTGGGCGGCGTCAACTTCGTCACCACGATCATCACGATGCGGGCGCCGGGCATGACGATGTTCCGGCTCCCCATCTTCTGCTGGAACATCCTGGTGACGTCGATCCTCGTGCTGATCGCGTTCCCGATCCTGGCCGGCGCGCTGCTCATGCTCGAAGCCGATCGCCGGCTCGGCGCGCACGTCTTCGACGCGGCCAACGGCGGAGCCCTGCTCTGGCAGCATCTGTTCTGGTTCTTCGGCCATCCCGAGGTCTACATCATCGCGCTGCCGTTCTTCGGCATCATCACCGAGATCCTGCCGGTCTTCAGCCGCAAGCCGATCTTCGGGTACGTCGGCCTGATCGCCGCCACCCTCGGCATCGGCGCGTTGTCGATCGCGGTCTGGGCGCACCACATGTTCGTCACCGGCGCGGTGAACCTGCCGTTCTTCTCGTTCATGACGTTCCTGATCGCGGTCCCGACCGGGGTGAAGTTCTTCAACTGGATCGGCACGATGTGGGGCGGCCGGGTCTCCTTCGACACGCCGATGCTGTGGTCGATCGGCTTCCTCGTCACCTTCCTGTTCGGCGGATTGACCGGCGTCATTCTCGCGTCCCCCGCGCTCGACTATCAGGTCTCTGATACGTACTTCGTGGTCGCGCACTTCCACTACGTCGTGTTCGGCACGGTGGTGTTCGCGATGTTCGCGGGCTTCTACTTCTGGTGGCCCAAGATGACCGGCCGGATGCTGGACGAGAAGCTCGGCAAGCTGCACTTCTGGCTGCTGTTCATCGGCTTCCACACGACGTTCCTGGTGCAGCACTGGCTCGGCGTCGAGGGGATGCCGCGGCGCATCGCGACGTACGGCGCGCACGACGGCTTCACCACCTTGAACGACGTGTCGAGTGTCGGCGCCTTCATTCTCGGCCTTTCGACGTTGCCGTTCCTGTACAACGTCTACAAGTCGCGCAAGACACCGCTGGTCGGTGTCGACGACCCGTGGGGCTGGGGCCGCTCGCTGGAGTGGGCGACCAGTTCACCGCCACCACGGCACAACTTCCTGCAGTTGCCGCGGATCCGGTCCGAGAGCCCCGCTTTCGACCTGCACCACCCGGACATCGCGAAGATGGAGTACGCCGACTCCGGCGCACCGCGCGACAACCTGCTCGACGCCGGCGAGGACCAGGGCCGCGCCGACCTCCTCGAGGAAAACGACCAGGGCTCCTGA
- a CDS encoding VOC family protein yields MERVQGIGGYFLRSADPAALSAWYRDCLGLDTDENGLWQQPSGPTVFATFESDTEYFGSRTQQTMLNFRVRDLDAMLAQLRAKGADLADAPQDLEGVGRFAWVTDPEGNRIELWQPA; encoded by the coding sequence ATGGAACGTGTGCAAGGCATCGGCGGCTACTTCCTGCGATCCGCCGACCCCGCCGCCCTGAGCGCCTGGTACCGCGATTGCCTCGGCCTCGACACCGACGAGAACGGCCTGTGGCAGCAACCGTCCGGCCCGACAGTCTTCGCGACCTTCGAATCCGACACCGAGTACTTCGGATCACGCACCCAGCAGACGATGCTCAACTTCCGCGTCCGTGACCTCGACGCGATGCTCGCCCAACTCCGCGCCAAGGGCGCCGACCTCGCCGACGCCCCCCAAGACCTCGAAGGCGTCGGCCGCTTCGCCTGGGTCACCGACCCCGAAGGCAACCGAATAGAACTCTGGCAACCCGCCTAA
- a CDS encoding vitamin K epoxide reductase family protein translates to MSGAAPTQQRSQQASPLGWLPWATLVVSIAGLAVAAYLTYEHFTAGTTLACPNTGVVNCAKVTSSQYSKLAGIPVALLGLGFFAAMTVLSLPPFWRTASPWPSRARLAAVIVGVVFVCYLIWAELFQINAICLWCTVVHALTIILFGLVVIRLALPPLD, encoded by the coding sequence ATGAGCGGGGCCGCACCCACCCAGCAGCGCTCGCAGCAAGCGTCTCCACTGGGCTGGCTACCGTGGGCCACGTTGGTCGTGTCGATCGCAGGCCTGGCCGTAGCGGCGTACCTGACGTACGAGCACTTCACTGCCGGTACGACGCTCGCCTGCCCGAACACCGGCGTCGTCAACTGCGCCAAGGTCACCAGCAGTCAGTACTCGAAGCTTGCCGGGATACCGGTCGCGCTGCTGGGTCTCGGCTTCTTCGCGGCGATGACCGTGTTGTCACTGCCGCCGTTCTGGCGGACGGCGTCGCCCTGGCCCAGCCGCGCGCGGCTGGCGGCAGTCATCGTCGGCGTGGTCTTCGTCTGCTACCTGATCTGGGCCGAGCTCTTCCAGATCAACGCCATCTGCCTGTGGTGCACCGTGGTCCACGCTCTGACCATCATCCTGTTCGGTCTCGTCGTCATCCGGCTGGCACTCCCACCCCTCGACTGA
- a CDS encoding alpha/beta fold hydrolase, which translates to MNHTLTVPGADLYYELRGSGPLVALVGSPMGARSFASVADLIASDYTVLTTDPRGIDRSTVSDPDQDSTPQLRAADLSALLTKVDAGPAIVFGSSGGAITALAFAQAYPDQARTVIAHEPPLCELLEDRDELHAGTEKLIATYLDGDILGAWGQFMAQANIDLPPGVLELMFGPDRPAAQLADERRWFEHELRWTTSWKPDLPVLRAGRPRIIAAIGEASTGQLCDRTTRALASALDIEPTMFPGGHTAFADNPPTFAPRLLEVLATA; encoded by the coding sequence ATGAACCACACCCTGACCGTCCCCGGTGCCGACCTGTACTACGAACTGCGCGGAAGTGGGCCGCTGGTCGCGCTGGTCGGATCACCGATGGGCGCCAGGTCCTTCGCATCGGTGGCGGACCTGATCGCGTCCGACTACACCGTGCTGACCACGGACCCGCGCGGCATCGACCGCAGTACGGTCAGTGATCCGGACCAGGACTCGACACCGCAACTTCGCGCCGCTGATCTGTCCGCGCTGTTGACGAAGGTCGACGCCGGCCCGGCGATCGTGTTCGGATCGAGCGGTGGCGCCATCACGGCACTCGCGTTCGCGCAGGCGTACCCCGACCAGGCGCGCACGGTCATCGCGCACGAGCCGCCCTTGTGTGAGCTGCTCGAGGATCGCGACGAACTGCACGCCGGGACCGAGAAGCTGATCGCGACCTACCTCGACGGCGACATCCTCGGCGCGTGGGGCCAATTCATGGCGCAGGCGAACATCGACCTGCCGCCGGGCGTCCTGGAGCTGATGTTCGGCCCCGATCGGCCGGCAGCGCAGCTGGCCGACGAGCGCCGCTGGTTCGAACACGAACTGCGGTGGACCACCAGCTGGAAGCCCGACCTGCCCGTACTCCGTGCCGGCCGGCCCCGCATCATCGCGGCCATCGGCGAAGCATCGACCGGCCAGCTCTGCGACCGCACTACCCGAGCCCTGGCGAGTGCTCTGGACATCGAGCCGACCATGTTCCCAGGCGGCCACACCGCCTTCGCCGACAACCCACCCACCTTCGCCCCCCGCCTCCTCGAAGTACTGGCCACCGCCTGA